Part of the Scylla paramamosain isolate STU-SP2022 chromosome 22, ASM3559412v1, whole genome shotgun sequence genome, cagttgagtgtcattaaagaagagggtatagttgtctggaaggttgtgttgagttgatagatggaggaattgagtttttgaggcattgaacaataccaagtttgctctgccccaatcagaaattttagaaagatcagaagtgaaacgttctgtggcttccctgcgtgatatatttacctcctgaagggttggacgtctatgaaaagacgtagaaaagtgcagggtggtatcatcagcgtaagagtggataggacaagaagtttggtttagaaggtcattaatgaataagaagaagagagtgagtgacaggacagaaccctgaggaacaccactgttaatagatttaggagaagaacagtgaccgtctaccacagcagcaatagaacggtcagaaaggaaacttgagatgaagttacagagaaggatagaaaccgtaggagggtatatatatatatatatatatatatatatatatatatatatatatatatatatatatatatatattttttttttttttttttttttttttattttattttttttttttttttttttttttttttctctcttctttcagaGCAGGAGTTTCAGTATCTGGTGGTACTTGATTTTGAATCCACCTGCTGGGAGGGGAAGTGGAATGCACCCCAACACGAGATCATTGAGTTTCCTGCCGTGCTACTCAACCTGCAGTCTGGGGAGGTCATCTCTGAGTTCCAGCAATATGTGATGCCCATGGAGCAGCCTGTCCTTTCATCCTTCTGCACCAACTTGACTGGTACACAAACTATGGACTGGTTAGACAGGAGGATTAGACAGATACCTGATGTTGTGGGAGGTTTCAGTCCTCACCTCTAGCTTTGGTTGTCATTGGCTTCCACTGGGCAATCTAGGTATACATTCACTGAAGGAGCTTATCATTAAGAAAGCTTCTGGCTCATAAAGTTGTTCTAAGAACAAAAGCAGTCATACATGGAGACACTTTTTAAGGCAAAATTTACTTATGCTTCTCAATTTTACAGGCATAACCCAGGAACAAGTAGATGCTGGTGTTCCTCTAGGGACCTGTATTTGCCTCTTCTCTAAGTGGATGCAACACCTGTGTGAGCAGCATAAGATGTCCTTCTGTGCTGCTGTGCCAGGGAACCGTGTAACATTTGCTACATGGTCAGGTGAAACATGGAATCTTTTTTggtcatttgtttatttgtccatgtattattttttgcaAGGGTGCattttattaaaagaaaaaagccaCACCATACCTTACTACAAGTACTTTTCATCACATCTACTTCTGGTTTAatatcattcacttttttttatgtaggaaggacactggccaagggctacaaaaatctaataaaaaaaatgcccactgaaatgccagtcccataaaagggtcaaagcagtggtcaaaaattgatgaacaagtgtcttgaaacctccctcttgaaggaattcaagtcataggaaggtggaaatacagaagcaggcagggagttccagagtttaccagagaaagggatgaatgattgagaatactggttaactcttgtgttagagaggtggacagaatagggatgagagaaagaagaaaatcttgtgcagcgaggccgcggaaggaggggaggcatgcagttagcaagatcagaagagcagttagcatgaaaatagcagtagaagacagctagatatgcaacattgtggcggtgagagagaggctgaagacagtcagttagaggagaggagttgatgagacgaaaagcttttgattccacgctgtctagcagctgggggggtgagaaaaactggcggagacgtctcagaacgcctaacttcatagaagctgttttagctagagatgagatgtgaagtttccagttcagattataagtaagggacagaccgaggatgttcagtgtagaagagggggacagttgagtgtcattgaagaagaggggatagttgtctggaaggttgtgtcgagttgatagatggaggaattgagtttttgaggcattgaacagtaccaagtttgctctgccccaatcagaaattttagaaagatcagaagtcaagtgttctgtggcttccctgcgtgatatgtttacctcctgaagggttggacgtctatgaaaagacgtggaaaagtgcagggtggtatcatcggtgtaggagtggataggacaagaagtttgctttggaagatcattaatgaataataagaagagagtgggtgacaggacagaaccctgaggaacactgtttatagatttaggagaagaacagtgaccgtctaccacagcagcaatagaatggtcagaaaggcaacttgagatgaagttacagagagaaggatagaaaccgtaggagggtagtttggaaatcaaagctttgtgccagactctgtcaaaagcttttgatatgtccaaggcaacagcaaaagtttcaccaaaatctctaaaagtggacgaccaagactcagtaaggaaagccagaagatcaccagtacagcggccttgacagaacccatactggcgatcagatagaaggttgtaaagtgatagatgtttaagaatcttcctgttgaggatagattcaaaaactttagataggcaggaaattaaagcaataggacggtagtttgagggattagaacggtcacctttttttaggaacaggttgaatgtaggcaaacttccagcaagaaggaaaggtagatgttgacagacagagctgaaagagtttgactagggaaggtgcaagcacggaggcacagtttcggagaacaataggagggactccatcaggaccataagccttccaagggtttaggccagcgagggcatggaaaacatcattgtgaagaattttaatacgtggcatgaagtagtcagagggtggaggagagggaggaacaagcccagaatcgtccaaggtagagtttttagcaaaggtttgagcgaagagttcagctttagaaatagatgtgatagcagtggtgccatctggttgaaatagaggaaggaaagaagaagaagcaaagttattggagatatttttggctagatgccagaaaacatgaggggagttagatcttgaaaggttttgacattttctgttaatgaaggagttttggctagttggagaacagacttggcatggttccgggcagaaatataaaatgcatgagattctggtgatggaaggcttaagtatcttttgtgggccacctctctatcatgtatagcacgagaacaagctgtgttaaaccaaggtttagaaggtttaggacaagaaaaagagtgaggaatgtacgcctccatgccagacactatcatctctgttatgcgctcagcacacaaagacaggtctctgacacggaagcagtagtcattccaaggaaaatcagcaaaatacctcctcaggtccccccaactagcagaggcaaaacgccagaggcaccttcgcttagggggatccagaggagggattggagcgataggacaagataaagatatgagattgtgatcggaggagcccaacggagaagaaagggtgacagcataagcagaaggattagaggtcaggaaaaggtcaagaatgttgggcgtatctccaagacggtcaggaatacgagtagggtgttgcaccaactgctctaggtcatggaggatagcaaagttgtaggctagttcaccaggatagtcagtgaagggagaggaaagccaaagctggtggtgaacattgaagtctccaagaatggagatctctgcaaaagggcagagggtcagaatgtgctccactttggaagttaagtagtcaaagaatttcttataatcagaggagttaggtgagaggtatacagcacagataaacttagtatgagagtgactctgtagtcgtagccagatggtggaaaactcggaagattcaagagcgtgggcacgagagcaggttaagtcattgcgcacataaacgcagcatccagctttggatcgaaaatgaggatagagaaagtagtaggaaacagaaaaggggctactgccagttgcctcagacacctgagtttcagtgaggaaaagaagatgaggtttagaagaggagaggtggtgttctacatgattttaaaatttttgagtgaagggtgtgtgtgttattaggtgcttgtagttttgtgtggaggaagagagttgtctttagagggcaggctgtgactgcccccttgtgttgtgaaacacaaagggaaacgttcagtgaggtcacagctgggtttaatgataagttcacagcaccccctgaacagtgctttagacctcactgggagtaattattgtttcggcaggtgtctactgcctcctcctactttaCTAATGGCACAATttaattcttccatttttttttctttctgcctaCTAGACTGGGACCTTGAGATTTGCCTACAGCGGGAATGCACACGCAAAAGGATTAGAAAACCTGATTTCTTTAATCAATGGGCTGATGTGAAGCTCCTGTACAAGGTGGGAAGCTTCTTTTATAAGTAGTATATACTTTCACTTTAGCTGACCTTAAAGTGTTTGTACATAAATATTCCTTGCTTGCCTCTCCTGCATGTTGGAGTTGTATTACTCCATTGCTGTGGCccaaaaatatacatacatactaatTACAGTCAGCATTATGtatcagtatcatcatcatcatcttttgcAGAAGTTCTACAGGCGGAGCCCAAAAGGTTTGGCGGGTGCCCTGCAGGACCTGGGCTTGACCTTCCAGGGGCGTGAGCATTCAGGAATCTGTGACGCCCgcaacacagcaacactcaTCAGCCACATGTTGCATGATGGGTGTGTGATCACAGTGACCAAGTCCCTGGCACCTGAGGCACAGAAAACCAGAGCATTGCTGGCCATCCATGGAAAAAAGCATTGAGGTCTTTGCCTCAACAAGATCAAAATCCTTCACAACTGCAGTACTGCTCTGATAATGGATGTGGACGAACTGAGCTGAATGACATCTACAATACATACTATATTCTCATATGTATCCCTTATGTCTGGCCCTCTTCCATCCCAGAATATCCTTCAAGCAGTTGGCAATGACAGGAAGGTCTCAAGTCCTTTCCTCTTATAGCATTCCCTCATTGTGCAGTTAGTCTTggctcttttctcttcattgctTGTccactatttatctattttagtGTAGAGCCATCTAAACATTAGGAGCTGTTTTCAAGATATTGTTTAGAGGtatctctcttttatttgaTCATAAATAATGTGTGAGAAGGTTTGTGATTGTAAAATTATGCATGTACACTTCATGTCCCAGCATAAGGTAAAGTTTAAGGTGTAGACTACACTATAGCCCCCTCAAACATTTGTGTAACACATTTGGGTGCTGCATACATAAGCATATGCTTTTTGCAACCCACATTGTCTTTGTCACATAAAAGTTAATAACTATGTGCTTAAAGGACAGCTGTGTGTATAACCATTAGTAGTGATGACTTCTCTTTCACACAATGCGTGTGCACAGATGCGTGCATGCATACACTACAGCTATTGCTGAATGCTTTGGTTTCGTTTCTCAAATCCTGAAGGAAAGCATTAGAAAACACTAGGTTTCTCAAACCAGTCCATTTATAGCTTCATTTTGAGGAGCATTTACAGTCTATACTGAATGATACATCAAAATTGTTACAGTATTACCTTATTTAGTACAAAGTGTTGAAGACAAAACATACAGTATTTCACTAAGTGTTCTTAGCTACCAAACTCAAATAACTTTAAGAATCTACAAAATACCCATTGAAGAATGAGCTTTAGCaccattttttttgtcttcggTCAAGCCTACAAAGCAAAACCACGTGAAATTTTCTTGGACATCTAAACATGTCAAGCCATGTGGTGTCCATTCAGTACTGCTCAGGTTTGTCACATGAATAAATGTCTTGTATAGCtataaaagtaatgaaatatgttaaataaacaaatgtaaatGCAGGTTATATGGAATGGATTTAAGTCTGAATATTAAGATGATTCAGCTTGTACTTTACAAAGTCCAAGAATAAAATGTAGGATGTACATGATATGGCTTTAATTGTTCCTGCAtcgtttaaattttttttttttcacctggtATAAATAACACTGGATGTGTGAAGGCCACACCAACCTTGTATAAAATGTTCAAGATTGAATTAAAAATGAGTCACAGTCCTTTACTGATTAAAGATGGAAGCCAAGCTGAGTCCTTACTCTGCTGTCTGCCTCACTTCACCACCGGTCCAGTCTACCGTTCAGCACTGCTCATTGAACACTTACCTGATGTGCACACGTTCACCAGCTGGTGTATATAGTGTTAACCCCTAAGCTTTGGGTGACACCAATAACTCCTCTTTCTGCTTGCTTCATGTTGTCAAGTGCCATCCTTTGTGCTACCTATTTATTTACACTAGCTGCCTGTTCATAAGAACTTCCCCAAGGGGATGGCCTTGAAAGAGTTCCACAAGATGGCAACAAACTGCCTCACAAGTGAGCTTGGGAAACATTGGGAAAACTGTGACCACAATAACCTAAGGTGACAGACTTATGCTGCAGCTATGCTCATCTTAGCAACAACCAGTGTTCAATGACTGGTCAGGCTGAGGCATATCAATGTTCTAAAATCAAACCCAGCAATTTTCACACTAGCTGTCACATCACAGCACAGCTATTCACATCCAGCTCCACCATAAGCATGGTTAAAATTTTTCCATTGCCTGTAATGGATCTCTGAGGTGCCCACACAACTTACAGATTTATGTCAAGAGGCACAATCAAGGGAACACACAATAGTGCTGGAAAAATGTGTTCAAAGTTTAATGGCAATCCTAGTGTACCAATCACCCCTTACTGGAGTGTAACTCACCATCATGATGGATGACAATGGTGAGAATGATTTCCCCATGCCTGAATGCATGAAAGGATGCAGTGCTGCAGCcagcccctcctcttccctgtgcAGGGCAGGAGCTGTAGTTGGTTACTGCTCACAAGAACATGTGCACCATCTCAGCTGAAAGTAGCACCTCTCAAACTCTGTATCCATGGCATGGTATAACCTAAATGCTTCCAGTTTGTTTTATCACAGAGAAAAAAGGATTGGCCGTGACTACACGATAAAATCTATAATGTTTTTAATTAAAATTCCTTTACAGGACATCAATGAAAAACACCTAATTTGTGGCATTAATCACAAAACCTCCCATATTGGGGAAATGAAAATTGTGCTCATACCTGAAGCTTAGGGGTTAATCATCTCAACCAATCTGTACCAGAAATATGCATAATTAGACATTTCCTAAATACAAAACAAGGTAATGTGCAattatacattcatacatacctatgcaaaaatacacaaagaatGCCCTACGCTAATATTAAATTTTAAAAACTTCTAACATTTTGTTTGACTAATTATGCAACACATTCATTGATGCAATTCTGaatgaaactgtgtgtgtgtgtgtgtgtgtgtgtgtgtgtgtgtgtgtgtgtgtgtgtgtgtgtgtgtgtgtgtgtgtgtgtgtgtgtgtgtgtgttactccaGCCAGCACATGAGTCTGTTGAGAAACTTAGCTCTATTTTACGGAAGGAATATGTCAACGCTACAAACATAATTCAACTGCATGTATCCAGAATAAAATGTGGAATTAGAAAAACTTCAATACGTAGCCCCTCCAAGGTTCCAGAGCCGAGTGAGACGTAGCCACAGGCAGCCAGCGAAGCCACACGAGGCGGCTGATCAGAACCGCCCCCTCTTCGGATTCCACATGTCCCCACCTCTCCTCggcctcttctctcctcttcctctccacccacctcttcctccaccccagCCATAGTCACGTCCTCCCCTGAACCCCCCTCTGTACCCTCCCCTGTCACcacccctgccccgcccctgGTGCCATGGTCCCCCATCGCCATGGCCCCTCCAGGAGCCTCGATAGCCCTGGCCCTGGACTCTCCACACTCCGACATCCTCCCTGCCTCCACCACGCCCCCGCCGGCTGCTGAAGTCCCTGTTCCGTGGAGTGTATTCTACAGTGTTCAGGGTTGCTTGGAACTGTGAAAAAACAGAATACAGTAAGGGTAAAGAATAGGAAtctaatacatacatatatatccaTTTgtgacatatatatacacacacacacaaacaaatgtgTGTACAAATgtgtagaaggaaaaagaaaagattgataTCACATATTTTGTGATGCCACAACAATcaacactaagaagacacaGTGAGAAGTTGtgcaaaaaatgaatgaagaaagatgtGAGAAAATACAGAGAAATCAGTCAATGGAATGCACTGACTGACAAGGTTGTGTGTGCAAAGAGCATTCATAGCTTcaaagataaatatgataaattaaCTTTAAAAAGGCAGGACACTACTAGCTTGATTCAGTCCTGTAAAAACAGGTAAGGAAAATTaagtaagaacacacacaaggGGACCTGCCTACCAACCTGTGAGGACGTCTCCATCTTGAGCAACTCTCTGAGGGCCACGGTagcataggaggaggaaggcagtgtCATCTCCACAATGACTCCCTTGTTGGGTCCCTCTGTCGGACAAGGATATACAATCTTTCTTTCCACATTCCACAAGCAAGACTGGCACCATATCATCTCATTGTTGCAGTGCCAAGACCCCCACAAAGTGGTTTCCAGCTGTGTGGACCTCTACTATGATATCAATTTCAGTTATTTTTGATAATTTCACTATAACTTGATTGCATTACTTCATAAATCAAACATTGCTTCTGACCCTATTCTGAAATGCCAGGCCTATCATGGTGACCTCACCACTCTAAGACACATGAACTTGGTAACAATGTCACCAGGCATTGCTCTCACCAGTTCATTACCCAATTTATTTCAGCGTGTTTTAAAATAAGCTATGAACTGACTTAATGTTCTTGGCAAAACATTTACTTACTTACAAGGAATTGGATTAGATTTGTACAAATAGTCAGGAATTTCACAATAAAAGGTTTACATCAGAATACACAGTCAGCATGCTGCACATTTAAAAAGAAACATCAATACTTCAGCCAATCATCATCAGGGCATCTCCAAACAACAGTGTTACCAAATCTGCATGTCCTCAGGTGGTGAAATCCTCAGACTTGGCATGGCAGTATAGCACAATGAGGAGCAGCACCTCACATGACAGCCTGGGGCCGTATTcagaaatgttttattttctcactgcagctgttttcaaagactacagagatgattagtcatgttttcaagggtgtttctccagttgataatgtagaaatcttgttaatctgtcactagaaccataaaaacacccttaaaaaaccttGTGTCACTTTgactagagccttctgaaaatagtggagatgcagccagaagtgtttcagaatataaatGGTCCCTGCAATAGCAGTCCCCACTCACCTGTTAAAACATTGTCCTTCACGTCAATGCCCCGCAGCTTGTCGATGTCAGACTGGATGAGTGGCTTGGTGGGATCCCGGTAGTAACAGATGGTGCCAGCCACATTGCTGGGACGCACCAGGAGCCGCCGGTACACCCCACCCACGGCATATGCTCTGCAGTACACCATCACTAGGCATTGTCACAGGGAGCCAGcatcttccattctctccacatGCCCAAACCATCTCAACATACAATGATCTGCCTGTCCAGCCAACTCTCTCAAAACATCAGTTCTTCTTCTTGCCTCCTCATTTCTTAATCTGTCCCCCCGTGTTACTCCATACATACTCCTCAAACACTTTGTTTCCATAACATTCACCCGTCTCTTCTCTGCAGTTCCCATGTTCCACGTTTCAGTTGGCACCATTATTCCCTCATGTAATCCTCTCTTTACACTCATACCCAGTGTCCTATGTTTTAGGATCTTTCTCAGTCCACTAAGTACTTTTACTGCTTCTTTCATGTACACTTCACCTGTTTCAACTCTTCCACCCAATACAGCTGTTGATCCCAAATAGTTGAAACAATCCATCTCTTCTCCATTCAATCTTACATCCATCCTTTCcccatctatctctctcttactttactTTTACTAACATTCACTCTTAGCTTCCTCTTCCCACAAGCACACGCAAACTCCACCACTCTTCAACTTCCTCTCTGAGTCAGGCACCAGAGctgtatcatcagcaaatagtAGGTGACTCAGATCccacattctttccttccctacagATGAAACCTGTCCTCTGACTAACACCTTTATATTTACCCATCCATGTACAAGTTGAACAACCACACACATTACACAAGCCTGACACAAACCAACTAAGAATCAGGGTTGCATAATTTCAATTAGAAATTATAAATAAACTTCATAAATAATTGGGGgaaataaatcaagaaataaGTAATGATGAGAATAAGTTTTGTGATGAATACTAACTAATAGTCAGTTCTGTATTTGCAACAATCATGATCGCCATTTTGTTCTTCATCCCACATATCAAGGGAGCAACTACTACATTAAATAATAACATGAGAGGTGCTCACTTGACTCGATGTTTTAAGGAATCAAATGAGAGTCCATCAGCTTGCAGTAACTCTTCATACCATTCCTTCATTTCGTTTTTTGGGTACTCTACATTGTACCCGGGCAGTGGCAGCAAGACCTGAAATGCCCAAGATGTTACCAAGATGCTGCTTCCACCTGTCATTGGAAACATAGGTATCTGGATTCTCCCAATACTATTCTCTTCACATATTTCATCAACTCCAGGTGTGCCCTTCTTTTTGACCTTTCACCATGCACATCTGACTGCATTATTCTCTTTACTAGTTTactgtcttcctttccctccacatgCCAAAACCATCTCAACACACACTAATCTGCCCATCCAGCCAACTCACTCAAAACATCCCTTGTTCTTGCCAAGTCGCCACTAAACCACAAGTAAGACAGTGCACTGATGTGTGCTGTGTGTCATTTACCTTCTTTTGCCAGACGTCAGCAAATTAAAACAAGATAAGTACTAGTGGATTCTCCCAAACTCACCTCACAAATATCTGTCTTTTCCGCTTCCTCTTCTGTCAGAAAGTGGAGGTTCGGAGGCTTGGTGGACGCCTCCCCTTCCACGGCCACCTTGTCTTCCTTGGTGCCATTCTCCGCATCAGACTCATTGCCGTCGTTGCTCTCGTCCTCCAATGCCTGTGGGGGGAGAGTCTCGAGCTTGGCCCAATACTTTCTGAGCTCCTCCTCTGACTTACGCTTGCTCTCTCTCACTACCTTCTTGGCCCTTTGCTTGGCCTCCTGGTACCTTCTCCGCcgttctttctgttcctcctcactCACCCCCTCTGTCTGCATCTTCAGTGCATAtgcctccttcttctcctgcacAGCTCTGGTCACCTCCTCATTCCACCAGTGAGTGCCTACCTTCTCCCCCTCGCCCCCGCTGCCCTGCGAGTCAAATGGTGTCGTCACTGGGAGTTCTGGGGAAGATGAGAGGGGCAGGGAGCCTTTATTCTCTAGTCATTTTTCATGTATTGGAATTTTCTGAGAAAATTAATTACAATGTTGATAATctacttgtttctttttgtaAATGACCAAAGATCTCACAGTTTGAATGATGCAGTGACAAGTGTTACTAGAATGTTTTTTCTAG contains:
- the LOC135111624 gene encoding ERI1 exoribonuclease 2-like isoform X1 — translated: MNCCQGRSPAGLPPLHHHCHHSHRGTIRELGLVQKRQQNVTTSRKPAVEQEFQYLVVLDFESTCWEGKWNAPQHEIIEFPAVLLNLQSGEVISEFQQYVMPMEQPVLSSFCTNLTGITQEQVDAGVPLGTCICLFSKWMQHLCEQHKMSFCAAVPGNRVTFATWSDWDLEICLQRECTRKRIRKPDFFNQWADVKLLYKKFYRRSPKGLAGALQDLGLTFQGREHSGICDARNTATLISHMLHDGCVITVTKSLAPEAQKTRALLAIHGKKH
- the LOC135111624 gene encoding ERI1 exoribonuclease 2-like isoform X3, whose translation is MATKRLAMELGLVQKRQQNVTTSRKPAVEQEFQYLVVLDFESTCWEGKWNAPQHEIIEFPAVLLNLQSGEVISEFQQYVMPMEQPVLSSFCTNLTGITQEQVDAGVPLGTCICLFSKWMQHLCEQHKMSFCAAVPGNRVTFATWSDWDLEICLQRECTRKRIRKPDFFNQWADVKLLYKKFYRRSPKGLAGALQDLGLTFQGREHSGICDARNTATLISHMLHDGCVITVTKSLAPEAQKTRALLAIHGKKH
- the LOC135111624 gene encoding ERI1 exoribonuclease 2-like isoform X2, whose amino-acid sequence is MFLPGSRASSHPWPPNDSLWSWGWYRSGSRMSPPPGSLLLEFQYLVVLDFESTCWEGKWNAPQHEIIEFPAVLLNLQSGEVISEFQQYVMPMEQPVLSSFCTNLTGITQEQVDAGVPLGTCICLFSKWMQHLCEQHKMSFCAAVPGNRVTFATWSDWDLEICLQRECTRKRIRKPDFFNQWADVKLLYKKFYRRSPKGLAGALQDLGLTFQGREHSGICDARNTATLISHMLHDGCVITVTKSLAPEAQKTRALLAIHGKKH
- the LOC135111624 gene encoding ERI1 exoribonuclease 2-like isoform X4, with amino-acid sequence MSPPPGSLLLEFQYLVVLDFESTCWEGKWNAPQHEIIEFPAVLLNLQSGEVISEFQQYVMPMEQPVLSSFCTNLTGITQEQVDAGVPLGTCICLFSKWMQHLCEQHKMSFCAAVPGNRVTFATWSDWDLEICLQRECTRKRIRKPDFFNQWADVKLLYKKFYRRSPKGLAGALQDLGLTFQGREHSGICDARNTATLISHMLHDGCVITVTKSLAPEAQKTRALLAIHGKKH